A window of Drosophila santomea strain STO CAGO 1482 chromosome X, Prin_Dsan_1.1, whole genome shotgun sequence genomic DNA:
tatctataaaaGCTTTTTACTCTTTTAGTGCTATTGCAATTTCTTCGCCTGGTAACACTTATTTACGATTGATCTTCCTTGATCTTAACATTTACATATTGTTACCATTATTCGTTATTATCATTATTGATTAGTAAGTAGGCGAAATAGGAAGAAGGGACCATGCAATCCACTAGCCTCTTTCTGTCTGTGATTTTCCTCATAAGTCTGGTCTCAATCGATGGTGAGTTCGTGTTCTCGTTGAAGTCTTTTGTTTAAGCTGCATATgtggtatgtgtgtgtgatcTAATTGGATTTTCACATGGGGAAAACGGCCAAAATCAATTAAGAACAAAATTTCCGTTacattgtttttaaattttgaattatacagtgttttaaatattttgtaatttaaaattgtaggCCTCCTGCGCCGCTGCTATCAGTGCCGATCCCGCGGGGAATTGGGCAGCTGCAAGGACCCCTTTACTTTCAATGCGACGGATGTGGAGCAGGAACCGGGAGTGGCGGCCATCCCGTGCGCCAGCGGCTGGTGCGGCAAGGTGATCGAGGGCGGCGGCGCCTATGCCATCGATGACTACGACCTGGCCATCCAGCGGATGTGCGTGCAGCGCGGTCCGGATGACAACATGGACCGCTGTGCGGACACCATCTACAACTACAAGAAGGTGTACATGTGCTTCTGCCAGGGCGACCTGTGCAACGGCACGAGGAGCTGGTCCAGTGCACCACAGATGATGCTGATCCCCGTTCTACCGCTGCTCGCCTGGCTGCTCCAGCGGATTCGAAACTAGACTGCTTTCTGTGGTTTTAGCCGGcaatgtatatacatttttcaataCTCATCAACACGAAATGCAATATCTACTGTTCGAGAAATACAAACtatattttgttaatatttaacATCGAATGTTCTTGCTGTTTAAGATTTTATGCCAGTTTTCTTGGATCCACGGATCCTTCACTCAGGCAACAAGGCCCAGTCCAACCTCAAACAAAGGAATCACCACGCTTATATGTATTTAAGATGTACCCATGATTACATGGAATTAAATGTCACCTATGCCCTGCAGACGAGATAAGACATAGATCCCGAGTTCGGGTCAATCTGCTATCAGTGAAACAGACAAAGAAACGCCACATGCTCGATTCTTctcgaaaaaaacaaaaaatataatattcatatatttaattaaatcactTTTGGGTATGCACATGCATATACAAACTTAACTAAgactttaactttaatttgaaagtgcaggaaaaaaaattaaattcaatattaTCCCTCGTCCTTGCTcaagaaatagaaaaaatgtatataagcCGAACGTAAAACTTTCAACTGGCGGAGCCACAACAAGGAGCAAAGGGAGGCGTCTAATAAATGCCCATGTCCAGTGGACTGAGGAGGCAACTAAATCATCCAAGAATTCACATTCCATTGTGAAAACCTGACATCCTGTCTACTTGGTATCACTCTACTTCTCCAGCTTATCTTGCTCCCGCAAGCATGGCGGACAGCGAGAATTCTGCAGCTGGATTTGCTGGCGATTTTTGGTGGCCTCGTGGCAGTCCATGTGGTAAAATCCGCTGCATAAGTGGCAGTACATCGCTTCGGGCTCTGGCACACACGCAAAAAGAAAGGgaattacaattaaataattaaataaattaaccaAAGATCttaagcattttaaaatatatctcAAATTCAAGAAAACTAACTCATGCCTCCCAAAATATTGAGGTCATCGGAGCAGTTGACGTGCCATTCGAGTGGCTCATAAAATAACCAAGTTGGTGACTCACCCACACGCCGTTTGCATTCCCTGCACTCGCGGCACTTTCGGCACTTGGAGGCGCCGCCATCTCCATGCTGACAGGGTGAGACCGCAGTTCCCGACGCGACAGAACCTCCGGCTGCGCTGCTCTTGTCCGTAACCTTGTCCGGCGACTTGCTCTTGCGTGTGTACGCCCTCTTGGAGTTTGCCTGCAGCCGCTTCTCATTCGGCGACAGCAAGAATTCAGACTTCTCCTTGGTTTTTTTGTGACCACGAACGCCCAGTACCAACGTGTCCATGGCATTCAACTGCTGGCCATAATGGAAATCCACACCGCTGGCATTCTGAACGGTGCGACGCTTGCGCTTCGAGTGACGTTGGTTCAGCTTCTTGAGCACTTCCGGCGTGTAGAGGCCAAAGAGGCCTAGGAACGTCTCCTGGCCGTATTCCGTCGGCAGGGTGCGGCTCTCGCGCGGCTCATCCCGCCACTGGGCGGCGGATGCGAAGAGCctttgctgctcctgctgcagttcAGCACTGGAATCATCGGAGCTGCCGGACGGCGAACCCGCTGGCTGCGGCTGTGTATTGGATGTGGGCGTTGGCGAAGATTTTCTGCTCGTGTTTCTAGTCTTCACAGAATTGTTTTTCGCCGTCCCCTGACTAGGCATTTGTGGCACGGATTTCTTGGCCAAAGCATTGGCTGCCTGATTGGTGGCAGCATTTGTTAGCTCGAGCGATGGCGGTGTTTTCCTGCCCTCGCTGGTCTTGTTCTTGCGACTGTTCTCCAAACTGGTGATCTCCATATCCTCTTCTTCGTCGAACAAACGGGGTTGCTGTTTCGTCTTTCTGGCCCTTTTCAATGCCTGATGCAAGTTCTTGCGGCTCTGCGCCACAACCTCAAAGTCCATTGGAGGATTTTGTGATTGTGCTGGAGGTACTAATGGCACCGCAGCCACTACTGTTTTCGTTATGGGCGCCAAGGGCGGCGGTGAGCTGCAGGTGATATTCCTCCGCTTGGGCGCCGTCGAATCCAGCGACCGCGCTGGTGCCTCCTCGACTTTGGGCCAATTCACCTGCGGCTGAACGGCGGCGATCTGCTGACCCAATCCCCTAACTGGCGGAGCCAGCATCAGCGGTATATTCTCGTCCAGTTCGCTGAGCTTCAGCGGCGGCACACCGGCATCGTCGTCCTGGCTCAGAAGGAAGTGCTTGCGGATGAGCATCTCCTCGTTGTCCCGAGCCATCACCGATTGCGGAGTGATCTTGTAGTTGGGATCGGCGATCAAAGGCACTATCTGGGCGGAAACGTACTCATTGGCCATTTCCGGCAGGGAGGCAATGTTGTTCTCCTTCAGCTTAATGCAGAATCCCTCCAGATCGTCGTTCAGACGCATCAGCAGGAACTGCTGCTCGCCATTGATCTCGtacacctcctcctccagttcGTCCAAGATGCGGCGCATCTGCACGGGATCCTAATGGTGGCAAGAGCGTGAGTGTCACATTAAGTGTCTGGCTGATTGTGAGGTGGAATCACAGGTGCTAATGGCCATTAAAACCGCTTATGGCCAGAAGCACAGAGCGAAATAGggtatatatattaattaaaattgaggTGGTGGGTAAGGACGCACTGAGGTAAATATGGAAATAAAGCGAAGTAAAAGAATGTGCGCATTAATGTTGTTAAGAAATCTGTAAGACTTGCTTATATAGAGCGTATTATCGGATGGATTtgcttacatatgtatatgtcttcattgcaaaaaaaaaaaaacaagtttaaGGTTAAAAAGTGAAAGTAATTGTGACAAAATACTGCGAATTGTGAACGTGGTTCCTGCggaaataaatacatttgaCCCAATTATGAGTAGTGCTTAAGACGCAGTTTCCTCTCCAACTGAAAGTTTCTAACGCAACTCTAAACAAAATCCTCGTGTGTACATCAGTTTcttaaaatgaaaaactaaaCTAAGAGCTACGTTTCGTAGCTTCATCTACATACAGTTCTTTGTGTTGGAAACTctgtgggttttttttttcatggGGGGTAGGCATTCTGATGCAGGTGTTATACGAATCCACCTTCACCCGGGGGGATTGGGGTTCATGTGGCGATGGGAACAAAGGACAAAGAAGTCTTGAAGTCTTCTTGCGTTAACCCACCGCATCCGCCTGCTCCTTGAAGACATCCGAGACCAACTGCGGAAGTGGAgaacaaagacaaaggaaacAAATTAGGTGTGGTGTTCGCAGGGAAGCGATGTCCCCAAGATGTACTAACCCCGTGGACCTTGAGGAAGTCGCGCAGCGCACGCTGGCAGTAGATGATGTCGTTTTTCAGCTCCAGCGGCAGCACGTAGCACTTCTCCATGTAGTACCTGAACTTGGTGTACTTGTGCTCCTTGTGGGTCCCGCTCATCTTGGTCCGATTATATGGCGGCTATATAACGACCGATATCGTACGAATCACGCACGCGACTGATTTGGATGCTTTGCGATTGATTCACTTGTGGGATTTCATTGGCGGCGTTCTGGGCGATGGCGAATTTTGGGGGGGCCGAATTGAAACCGGAAGTGGGTGGAAAGTTGTGAATATGGATCACTATATTCGTGACCGATATCTGGGCAGTGCAAGGAGCCTCAGAATTCACGgttaatttaatattcaaaacaaaaaaaaaatgtgttgcatCAACTGGCAGCGTTGCCAGATCGATAATTGAATTATAAGATGTGCTGCACAAAGCTGTTAGCGGGGGTAATCCATAGCTCCATTTACAAGGATCGATTTGCGAATTCTTCAGCTGAATGCGCgtttatatgtttatatgttaTATTTAGGTATTTAGGTGCAGTGGGAAATGCAAGGAGACTTTTTTGTAGCAGTGGCAAAGAAGCTGggtatttattgtatttaaattcatGACATGTCAAGACCTCATTAATGGTCCTGAGATTAACGACGATATTTGTAAGCGGTTAAACAGCAAatatcatataaaatattttttatgatcAATACAATcatataagaaataaaattaagtaaaaagtGGGGTATATAGTTTCAAACCAtacatttgaaatattggtAATAATTCAAATTGGTGTAGATGGTATATAACAAATGCCTGAATTTATAACTTATCGGCAATCGCACGGTCACACTGACCGATAACGAAAACATCGAGACAACACCGATGCTCgatattaaaatcaaatctGGCAGCACTGCGTTGTGCTTCGGCAAAAAAGAAAGTTGTGATTTGCGAGGAATTTCGAGCAACATGTAAGTAGAACCACAAAATGTGCGTTAAATTGTGTGCAAATTCGCTGGCAGCATGGCCAATGTGCCAGAGTAATGTGAATAAGTGCTGGGCATGTGCGGCATGACGCCAATGACGCCCCAAATCCGCGTGCAATATGGACGACGGCGTCGCTTCGCTGGGAATTCTGCGGCTTATTCCCGGGCCAGCGGCTTCTGCTGCTTGTCCAACTGGGCATCGCCCATTCGGCTTCCGGCCACTATATCCAGCCGGCCAACAAGGCAAAATGCCGGCTGCAGTTGAAGAAACCAACTTGCGCACGGAGCTTCCAGAGATTTCCCcagccaaaaaagaaaacgacGTGGTGCCGCCTCGTGCtgttttccccgcttttccgaCCATGACAATCTCGTCAGTGGAAAACGCTGGCCGGTCAGGACTGGCAGCTCCAAAATACTCCACGTTTAATCGGGGGAAATGCCCTTGTCCTTTGGCCATCGAAAGGTTCTCGCCGATTGCCATGCCATTCGCATTTTGTGAGGTTAAACATgaatcgcaaaaaaaaaaaaaaaaacggcaaTGAATTTGCTTCATGTTTCTTCCGCCGGCAGCGACGTCAACGTCGTCGTCTGTCTGCGTGTGTTTGAcactgtgcgtgtgtgtgtgtgtgcgtatgtgtgttagaatttgatttgttatttaGAATTTAAATGCGATTGGCGATTTTCACGTGAATCGCGACTGCTGCGCTCGTCGCCAGCCAGCAAATGAGCAAGAAAACACAGCATTATTTGTATGTcggcatttttttttttggcgcgCTTTGCAGCGTCCACAGGTTCTCACCGATGCGAGTGTgtttgtctgtgtgtgtgcttgctTGTAATTTGCCGGCGTTACAGGCGGAACTCAAAATAAAGAATTTCCCGCATTTACGGGCAGCACTGGTGGCGTGATGCGCAGGAATTTCACAATCTTGCCATTCTTAAAAGTAAATCATATCAGTTTCCGAAGGGCTGAGTCACCAATGGGCAATTTCAGCGTTTTACGAAATATTCCCATTCAAATTAATCACTTCATTCCAAATTGGCAAAGGTGACAAAATTGATCTTGTTTAGGccacaaaatatgcaaataactAGCATCCTTATTGATGAGCTTGTTAGTTCCTTCAGAAAGTACTTTATTGTTCGATTTATgttgataaataaaaacataaatggTCATTTCATTCTGTTTACCaataattcattaattaatcTTTGACTGTATTTGTTCTCATTCTGCAGTAAATGATAACTAAATGTGAATATAGTTTTCAAAGTAGATAAACAGTAGTTTAACAtgcaatttttgtttacattgtACTCTTCATctaatattttgaatttctccAGTTCTACAAAAAAATTCTACAAATGATGCCAAGCGTTTATGCGCGCAACTTATTTGCGAACAGAAATATCAGCATTTCCTTATTATGTACTTTTACTCACAAGGTTCAAAAACCATATAAGTTGTTTTTTGCTCGGGCTTAAATTAGTATGCCTATGCCTAGGTCAATTGTGGGTCAGATCCGTGTGTCTTCCGGGTGTCCTTTGTGTGCCAAATTGTTTTGGGCGGCGCATAAACGTGGTGGGAATGTGCGAGGATGTGTGATTGCCGATTGCCTGCAGAGCATGTCCTTCCGCCTCCCTGACATTTGCTGCCTTCCCATCTTCTTCGCTCATACTGTTGTTGCTTGGTGTTGTTTGGTGCGCCTGGAATTTCTGCTTACCTGCACTCGCAGGCAGCCCCTATGGCCATCTCGCTCTGGCCGTCGCCTCGGCTCCTTATCCTTGCGGGCTCagcgggagcagcagctgcagtgtCCTTTGTCGTTATCCTGCTCGCTCCTCGCCGAACAGCTGGTCGCCGTCCTTGGCGGGCTTTCTCTGGCATCCTTTGTGCACGTCACATTTTGGACAGCTCGCAGGATTCGCAGTCAGTCGCCTGGCGCTCGCCGAACCAACAACATCCTCGCCAAACACACCCTGCTCCTGTGCCTGCCCAAGCTgctatttatatacatacatatatagcatAGGAATATATAAAGTAGTTGCAAGTTGCTAACCAGCCAAACGCAATCCTCCAATCGTCCAATCTGCAGCTCACTGTTCCGTCGTTGAAGTCCAGAAGTTCCGCGTATAACGAAGACACCGAGTGCTTAGCAGGATGGCTCAGGAAGGTCAGGATATACCCACATTCAAGTGCGTGCTCGTCGGCGATGGAGGCACCGGCAAGACCACCTTCGTCAAGCGCCACATGACCGGCGAGTTCGAGAAGAAGTACGTGGCCACACTGGGCGTGGAGGTGCATCCGCTGATCTTCCACACCAATCGCGGCGCCATCCGTTTCAATGTGTGGGATACCGCTGGCCAGGAGAAGTTCGGCGGTCTTCGCGATGGCTACTACATTCAGGGCCAGTGCGCCGTCATCATGTTCGATGTTACCTCGCGTGTCACCTACAAGAACGTGCCCAACTGGCATCGCGATCTGGTCCGCGTCTGCGAGAACATCCCAATCGTCCTCTGTGGCAACAAAGTCGACATCAAGGACCGCAAGGTGAAAGCGAAGAGCATCGTCTTCCACCGAAAGAAGAACTTGCAGGTGAGTGTTGTTACATACACAAAAGCTGAGCGATCTAATTGAATGCTAGCTGAATAATTCAAGATCTCTTCAAAGAAATCATGATCATGAGACTAAATCCTGTATCTTTTTTGTCACACAGTACTACGACATTTCTGCCAAATCGAACTACAACTTCGAGAAACCATTCCTGTGGCTGGCACGCAAGCTGGTTGGTGATCCCAACCTGGAGTTCGTCGCCATGCCAGCCCTGCTGCCGCCCGAGGTTAAGATGGACAAGGATTGGCAGGCGCAGATCGAGCGGGACTTGCAGGAGGCCCAGGCGACCGCCCTGCccgacgaggacgaggatcTATAAGCCTATTTATAGTTAACTGAGAGAGATGGCCGGCTTGCACgaacacacaccacacacacacaacacgTAACACGCAACACTGAATCACAaccagcaaacaaacacacacacacagcaagTCAAGCGAGTAAGGGCAAGAGGAACAGGA
This region includes:
- the LOC120456262 gene encoding protein quiver, with protein sequence MQSTSLFLSVIFLISLVSIDGLLRRCYQCRSRGELGSCKDPFTFNATDVEQEPGVAAIPCASGWCGKVIEGGGAYAIDDYDLAIQRMCVQRGPDDNMDRCADTIYNYKKVYMCFCQGDLCNGTRSWSSAPQMMLIPVLPLLAWLLQRIRN
- the LOC120456261 gene encoding uncharacterized protein LOC120456261; amino-acid sequence: MSGTHKEHKYTKFRYYMEKCYVLPLELKNDIIYCQRALRDFLKVHGLVSDVFKEQADADPVQMRRILDELEEEVYEINGEQQFLLMRLNDDLEGFCIKLKENNIASLPEMANEYVSAQIVPLIADPNYKITPQSVMARDNEEMLIRKHFLLSQDDDAGVPPLKLSELDENIPLMLAPPVRGLGQQIAAVQPQVNWPKVEEAPARSLDSTAPKRRNITCSSPPPLAPITKTVVAAVPLVPPAQSQNPPMDFEVVAQSRKNLHQALKRARKTKQQPRLFDEEEDMEITSLENSRKNKTSEGRKTPPSLELTNAATNQAANALAKKSVPQMPSQGTAKNNSVKTRNTSRKSSPTPTSNTQPQPAGSPSGSSDDSSAELQQEQQRLFASAAQWRDEPRESRTLPTEYGQETFLGLFGLYTPEVLKKLNQRHSKRKRRTVQNASGVDFHYGQQLNAMDTLVLGVRGHKKTKEKSEFLLSPNEKRLQANSKRAYTRKSKSPDKVTDKSSAAGGSVASGTAVSPCQHGDGGASKCRKCRECRECKRRVEPEAMYCHLCSGFYHMDCHEATKNRQQIQLQNSRCPPCLREQDKLEK
- the LOC120455124 gene encoding GTP-binding nuclear protein Ran, whose translation is MAQEGQDIPTFKCVLVGDGGTGKTTFVKRHMTGEFEKKYVATLGVEVHPLIFHTNRGAIRFNVWDTAGQEKFGGLRDGYYIQGQCAVIMFDVTSRVTYKNVPNWHRDLVRVCENIPIVLCGNKVDIKDRKVKAKSIVFHRKKNLQYYDISAKSNYNFEKPFLWLARKLVGDPNLEFVAMPALLPPEVKMDKDWQAQIERDLQEAQATALPDEDEDL